A region of Arvicanthis niloticus isolate mArvNil1 chromosome 18, mArvNil1.pat.X, whole genome shotgun sequence DNA encodes the following proteins:
- the Kcng4 gene encoding voltage-gated potassium channel regulatory subunit KCNG4: MPMSSRDKDLHPGLHHFGSCSPLSQLWPGPEPQSVKGLYYRRARKVGNLDASPEANLKEILVNVGGQRYLLPWSTLDAFPLSRLSRLRLCRSYEEITQLCDDYDEKSQEFFFDRNPSAFGVIVSFLAAGKLVLLREMCALSFREELSYWGIEEANLERCCLRKLLQKLEEAAELRREEAAQRQQQRQACHSEVHASRWARSMNQLREMVEDPQSGLPGKVFACLSVLFVATTAVSLCVSTMPDFRAEEDKGECARKCYYIFVVETICVAWFSLEFCLRFVQAPNKCQFFRGPLNVIDILAISPYYVSLAVSDESPEAGERPSGSSYLEKVGLVLRVLRALRILYVMRLARHSLGLQTLGLTVRRCAREFGLLLLFLGVAVTLFSPLVYVAENESGRVLEFTSIPASYWWAIISMTTVGYGDMVPRSVPGQMVALSSILSGILIMAFPATSIFHTFSHSYLELKREQEQVQARLRRLQNNNTASERELLTDVDDLVLEGLTTPGHYM, translated from the exons ATGCCCATGTCTTCCAGAGACAAGGACCTGCATCCCGGACTCCATCACTTTGGCTCCTGCAGCCCCTTGAGTCAGCTCTGGCCTGGTCCCGAGCCTCAGTCAGTCAAGGGCCTTTACTACCGCAGGGCCCGGAAGGTGGGCAACCTGGACGCCTCTCCAGAGGCCAACCTGAAGGAGATCCTGGTGAACGTGGGTGGCCAGAGGTACCTGCTACCCTGGAGCACCCTGGATGCCTTCCCGCTGAGTCGCCTGAGCAGGCTCCGGCTGTGTCGGAGCTATGAGGAGATCACCCAGCTCTGTGATGACTACGATGAGAAAAGCCAGGAGTTCTTCTTTGACAGAAACCCCAGCGCCTTCGGGGTGATCGTGAGCTTCCTGGCCGCTGGAAAGCTGGTACTTCTGCGAGAGATGTGCGCCCTGTCCTTCCGGGAGGAGCTGAGCTACTGGGGCATCGAGGAAGCCAACCTGGAGCGCTGCTGCCTGCGCAAGCTGCTTCAGAAGCTGGAGGAGGCAGCCGAGCTCCGCCGGGAGGAGGCTGCCCAGCGCCAGCAGCAGCGCCAGGCCTGCCACTCGGAAGTGCACGCCTCGCGATGGGCCCGCAGCATGAACCAGCTACGTGAGATGGTGGAGGACCCACAGTCAGGACTGCCCGGGAAGGTCTTTGCCTGCCTCTCCGTTCTCTTCGTGGCAACCACAGCTGTCAGCCTGTGTGTgagcaccatgcctgacttcagGGCTGAGGAGGACAAG GGAGAATGCGCTAGAAAGTGCTACTACATCTTCGTGGTGGAGACCATCTGTGTGGCCTGGTTCTCCCTGGAGTTTTGTCTGCGCTTTGTCCAAGCTCCGAACAAATGTCAGTTCTTCCGCGGGCCCCTGAATGTCATCGATATTCTAGCCATCTCCCCATACTACGTGTCGCTCGCAGTGTCTGACGAGTCCCCGGAGGCAGGCGAGAGGCCGAGTGGCAGCTCCTACCTGGAGAAAGTGGGGCTGGTGCTGCGCGTTCTGCGGGCATTACGCATCCTCTACGTGATGCGCCTGGCTCGCCACTCGCTGGGACTGCAGACCTTGGGTCTCACTGTGCGCCGCTGCGCCCGAGAGTTCGGCctcctgctgctcttcctgggTGTGGCGGttaccctcttctctcctttggtCTATGTGGCTGAGAATGAGTCCGGAAGGGTCCTGGAATTCACTAGCATCCCCGCGTCCTATTGGTGGGCCATCATCTCCATGACCACGGTGGGCTATGGGGACATGGTCCCTCGCAGCGTACCGGGACAGATGGTGGCTCTGAGCAGCATCCTTAGTGGGATTCTCATCATGGCTTTCCCAGCTACATCCATCTTCCACACCTTCTCTCACTCCTACCTGGAACTGAAGCGGGAGCAGGAGCAGGTCCAGGCCCGCCTCCGGCGTCTTCAGAACAACAATACGGCCAGCGAACGGGAGCTCCTGACTGATGTAGATGATCTGGTCCTGGAGGGCCTGACCACCCCAGGCCACTACATGTAA